aaatattattgCATCACAATGAATGAGTGTGAGAGCTTCACATTAACACCACATGACCAGGATACAGACATGGCCACGTTCACTTctttatatgtattatatgtagAAAGTATTATTATATTCTTACTCACACATCATTTGTTAAGTATTTTTATGGTTAGGATTTGTGTGCCAACTAAGATAAGTTATTCTCAGAACTACTGTACTTTGTTTTATGAGTACAAGTTGACCATCTGTGCTGCTTAACAAACACCATTGAGtctcaacattaaaaccagttctgctgggaaacgtttgaacctggcgttcattcataTGGacaaaattaatttcacattgAAATAAGACAAGGATTTAAATAGAGAAtttttgactgtgttttgttgtgtagttttttgAGCATTTTCATAGATATTGGTGCGATGTGAACTGTGGCCTATTGTTATCGTCTCTGGGGGACCCACAGCTGCTGCCTATTTTGGTGATTACAAACGCAGCTTATATTAGACACCTGTTATCTGTATAAACCTGATGAAACCATAAGGCgaaatgtgttgtttcagtaaagtgaacatttttattttgcatctgtTGTGTGCGGCGAaactccttttttcccctcacattttgtgctgtttccTGACTTTGCCTGCTCCAACAGTGGGAGGATCTGAGGTCCAAAACAGAGATTAACTTATATCATTATACACTGATTGTCGAGTTATATTGAGCTGTGACAACTTTTAACTTCCGACATCTTCTCAGCCTTTCCGGTGACTGTATATCATATATGTCAGGACAATATTAAACACAGTGACATTTGattttttgactgttttttattgtcaatAACAAAGCACATATTCTCATTAGGCCTCACAGAAACCCAGCAAACCTACATTTACTGGGTTGTCAGGGAAATCacgacatttaaaaacattgctTAAAGTACTTTTCTTATTGGTAGTCAGTCATATATCAGCCTCCTTTTACATTCAATGTttagattcacacacacacatactactTTTTGACTATATTTGACAGTGTTTTCATCGTATCATTCAACCATTTTGATAAAGATCTTTTCTTTGGTTAATCCTCCACTTTATTTTCCTTAACCTGTATTAAAAGTTAGAAGTCCTTATGAGGCTGatgaacaagaacaaaactgTCAGTGCTTATAAACTTGCTTATAAAGACTGGACAACAGAAATGTGCACATAAGTTAAATTAGAAAATACGTTATCATCAGATGAAGATGTACTGTAGATGTTCACAGGGAAGAATGTTTGCTCAGAAACTCTTgaatttatgaaataaaagctgaatcctgatgggagaaaaaaaaaattaattcattcCTTTTCTGTGCTCGCTTGTCCTCGAAGGTGCATGCCTACAGCCAACTTAGCATCACCGGTTGACCTCATGAGCATGACATTAGACTGTTGGAGAACATGGACACTCCAAACATAAACCGGCcagagatagaaaaaacattaaaatattaaacagtacaaacaaaaagaaaagtgtctaCTTTGTTGAAACCAGATTTCGTTTAAGGAAAATCGTCATGCTATTCTTAAGTTCCCTGGTTTTCAGTCCATATATGATCGGGTCcagaaaaggagggaaaatgaGAACAGACACACCGAAAGCCCTTCTCAAAGAAGGGGACGCGCTTTCAATGCGATGCGTAATGAATGTAAATACTGTGAGAGTTTGTAAGattataaaaactattaaatgcGTGCTGCACGTCTGAATTGCTTTTCGCCGGGCGTCTGCGTGATTTGTCACGACACACGTGTACAAGATCTGTGCATACGTGAACACTATTACCAAAAGCGGGCCTCCCATGGTTACAACCGTGGCCAATATCCCGTAGTAGTTGTTCACTCTGATGTTCTCACAGGCTAGTTTCATCAGAGATGGGTTGTTGCAGTACAGATCCGCTATATGTGTTCTGCACACCTTGAGCCGCGGAAGCAACGAAAACATTGTGACCATTACTGACAGATTCAATAACCACATCCCAATAATAATTTTGATCAAATTATGTGAGCTCATCAGGGTGTTGTACCTCAGTGGGCAACATATAGCTATGTATCGGTCGTACGCCATAGCACTCAAAATCAGTAAGTTTCCCGAGCcataaacatgaatcagaaaaCCCTGGATGATGCACCCGGGATAGGAAATCAATCGGCTCTGTGTCACAATGCTCCCAAGGACTTGAGGAAAAAACGCCGTGGCACCCACTATGTCGCTAATGGGCAAGTTGAAGAGCAGGATAAACATGGGCTTGTGCAGATTTTTGCTCACAACAATAGTTGACAAGACTAACAAATTGCAAAGCACAATGATCAGATATGTGAGGGTGCCAAACACAAATGCaggataaatgtgtgtgttcggTAAGCCCAGAGACGGCAGCATGAGGACACTGCCTGAAGACAAATTGGTAGACATATTTATTCCAGCTGATATTGTGCTGCTGCCTCCTGGAAACTATCTTCACCTGAAAGAAATGTTCTCATTGACAAGCTGTTTGAAACAAAGTGCACTCATTCAAATGGACCTGTGGTTTCTCACCTGCTGCAGtgtgcttctctccctcactgtgtcgtaagttttgtcttttataaaaGACACAGATGACCCATGAGACTGGACGTGAGAGAGCATAGAGAAGCCTATTGCACAAACAGCGCATGTATTTACTTACACATGCGTTACTCACTCACCTTGAATGTAATGTCAATTAGTTTAAAGATGTGGCTTCTAACTGAAGTTTTTACAGAACAGTCTAGTTTTTAATTGTAGTTCTTATCAACTGCTGCAAGATAAAacttctttgttttatattttcacatgCATAATTATCCAGTATGGGTCttgaacatttttcaggccaaggaccccaaactgatggagagattaaggtgggaccccctacctactataggtgttctagtgctatttatataaatatacattattattatcattgtgcatTCAATATGAACCTGTCCCTCATCCCTTTACCTAAATATGTTAGATCCACggtgatgtgtatttaaagaaatctaaatttatgggtagaaagtaaaaaaatatataagaaaatgtgtaatcaaccaatgAACCCCCCTGCAATGCCTCCatggatcccctaggggtcgcagatcTCCTGTTATTCCCAGAACTACTGTTCATTGTTTTATGAGTACAAGTTGACCATCTATGCTGCTTATAACAAACACCATTGAGtctcaacattaaaaccagttctgctgggaaatgtttgaacCTGGCGTTCATTAGCATGGACAAAATGAATTTCACACTGAAATAAGAGAAGGATTTAAATAGAGAAtttttgactgtgttttgttgtgtagttttttgAGCATTTTTATAGATATTGGTGCGATGTGAACTGTGGCCTATTGTTACCGTCTCTGGGGGACCCACAGCTGCTGCCTATTTTGGTGATTACAAACGCAGCTTATATTAGACACCTGTTATCTGCATAAACCTGATGAAACCATAaggtgaaatgtgttgtttcaatagagtgaacatttttattttgcatctgtTGTGTGCAGCAAaactcattttttcccctcacattttgtgctgtttccTGACTTTGCCTGCTCCAACAGTGGGAGGATCTGAGCTCCAAAACAGAGATTAACTTACATCGTTATACACTGATTGCCGAGTTATATTGAGTTGTGACTACTTTTAACTTCTGACTTAAATGTATTCATCTTCTCAGCCTTTCCGGTGACTGTATATCATATATGTCAGGACAATATTAAACACAGTGACATTTGattttttgactgttttttattgtcaatAACAAAGCACATATTCTCATTAGGCCTCACAGGAACCCAGCAAACCTACATTTACTGGGTTGTCAGGGAAATCacgacatttaaaaacattgctTAAAGTACTTTTCTTATTGGTAGTCCATCATATATCAGCCTCCTTTTATATTCAATTTttagattcacacacacacatgctactATTTGACTATATTTGATCAGCTGCTAAAATATCTGGACCTTCGGTGAGAGGCTCTTTTCCTACTTACTGCATTTGACAGTGTTTTCAACGTATCATTCAACCATTTTGATAAAGAACCTTTCTTTGGTTAATCCTCCACTTTATTTTCCTTAACCTGCATTAAAAGTTAGAAGTCCTTATGAGGCTGatgaacaagaacaaaactgTCAGCGCTTATAAACTTGCTTATAAAGACTGGACAACAGAAATGTGCACATAAGGTAAATTAGAAAATACGTTATCATCAGATGAAGACGTACTGTAgatgtctgtatttattgttcACAGGGAAGAATGTTTGCTCAAAAACTCTtgaaattatgaaataaaagctgaatcctgatgggagaaaaaaaatacattcattcattctttgtcTGTGCTCGCTTGTCCTTGAAGGTGCATGCCTACAGCCAACTTAGCATCACCGGTTAACCTCATGAGCATGACATTAGACTGTTGGAGAACAGGGAAACTCCACACATAAACCGGCcagagatagaaaaaacattaaaatattaaacagtacaaacaaaaagaaaagtgtctaCTTTGCTGAAACCAGATTTCTTTTAAGGAAAATCGTCATGCTATTCTTAAGTTCCCTGGTTTTCAGTCCATATATGATCGGGTCcagaaaaggagggaaaatgaGAACAGACACACCGAAAGCCCTTCTCAAAGAAGGGGACGCGCTTTCAATGCGATGCGTAATATATGTAAACACTGTGTTGATTTCTAAGattaaaaaaactattaaatgcGTGCTGCACGTCTGAATTGCTTTTCGCCGGGCGTCCGCGTGATTTGTCACGACACACGTGTATAAGATCTGTGCATACGTGTACACTATTACCAAAAGCGGGCCTCCCATGAGTACAATCGTGGCCGTTATCCCGTAGTAGTTGTTCACTCTGATGTTCTCACAGGCTAGTTTCATCAGAGATGGGTTGTTGCAGTACAGATCCGCTATATGTGTTCTGCACACCTTGAGCCGCGGAAGCAACGAAAACATTGTGACCATTACTGACAGATTCAATAACCAGATCCCTACAATAATTTTGATCAAATTATGTGAGCTCATCAGGGTGTTGTACCTCAGTGGGCAACATATAGCTATGTATCGGTCGTACGCCATAGCACTCAAAATCAGTAAGTTTCCCGAGCcataaacatgaatcagaaaaCCCTGGATGATGCACCCGGGATAGGAAATCAATCGGCTCTGTGTCACAATGCTCGTAAGGAGTTGAGGAAAAAACGCCGTGGCACCCACTATGTCGCTGATGGGCAAGTTGAAGAGCAGGATAAACATGGGCTTGTGCAGATTTTTGCTCACAGCAATAGTTGTCAAGACTAACAAATTGCAAAGCACAATGATCAGATATGTGAGGGTGCCGAACACAAATGCaggataaatgtgtgtgttcgaTAAGCCCAGAGACGGCAGCTTGAGGACCCCGCCTGAAGACAAATTGGTAGACATATTTATTCCAGCTGATATTGTGTTGCTGCCTCCTGGAAACTATCTTCACCTGAAAGAAATGTTCTCATTGACAAGCTGTTTGAAACAAAGTGCACTCATTCAAATGGACCTGTGGTTTCTCACCTGCTGCAGTGTGCTTCTCTCCCACACTGTGTCGtaagttttgtcttttataaaaGACACAGATGACCCATGAGACTGGACGTGAGAGAGCATAGAGAAGCCTATTGCACAAACAGCGCATGTATTTACTTACACATGCGTTACTCACTCACCTTGAATGTAATGTCAATTAGTTTAAAGATGTGGCTTCTAAATGAAGTTTTTACAGAACAGTCTAGCTTTTAATTGTAGTTCTTATCAACCGCTGCAAGATAAAacttctttgttttatattttcacatgCATAATTATCCAGTATGGGTCttgaacatttttcaggccaaggaccccaaactgatggagagattaaggtgggaccccctacctactataggtgttctagtgctatttatataaatatacattattattatcattttgcattcagtattaaccTGTCCCTCatccctttaccaaaatatgttagATCCACggtgatgtgtatttaaagaaatctaaatttatgggtagaaagtaaaaaaatatataagaaaatgtgtaatcaaccaatgaacccccctgcagtacctccatggatcccctaggggtcgcagatcTCCTGTTATTCCCAGAACTACTGTTCTTTGTTTTATGAGTACAAGTTGACCATCTGCGCTGCTTATAACAAACACCATTGAGtctcaacattaaaaccagttctgctgggaaatgtttgaacctggcgttcattcataTGGACAAAATGAATTTCACACTGAAATAAGAGAAGGATTTAAATAGAGAAtttttgactgtgttttgttgtgtagtGTTTTGAGCATTTTCATAGATATTGGTGCAGTGTGAACTGTGGCCTATTGTTATCGTCTCTGGGTGACCCACAGCTGCTGCCTATTTTGGTGATTACAAACGCAGCTTATATTAGACACCTGTTATCTGTATAAACCTGATGAAACCATAAGGCgaaatgtgttgtttcagtaaagtgaacatttttattttgcatctgtTGTGTGCGGCGAaactccttttttcccctcacattttgtgctgtttccTGACTTTGCCTGCTCCAACAGTGGGAGGATCTGAGCTCCAAAACAGAGATTAACTTACATCGTTATACACTGATTGTCGAGTTATATTGAGTTGTGACTACTTTTAACTTCAGACTTAAATGTATTCATCTTCTCAGCCTTTCCAGTGACTGTATATCATATATGTCAGAATAATATTAAACACAGTGACATTTGattttttgactgttttttattgtcaatAACAAAGCACATATTCTCATTAGGCCTCACAGAAACCCAGCAAACCTACATTTACTGGGTTGTCAGGGAAATCacgacatttaaaaacattgctTAAAGTACTTTTCTTATTGGTAGTCAGTCATATATCAGCCTCCTTTTACATTCAATGTttagattcacacacacacacgctactATTTGACTATATTTGACAGTGTTTTCATCGTATCATTCAACCATTTTGATAAAGATCTTTTCTTTGGTTAATCCTCCACTTTATTTTCCTTAACCTGTATTAAAAGTTAGAAGTCCTTATGAGACTGatgaacaagaacaaaactgTCAGCGCTTATAAACTTGCTTATAAAGACTGGACAACAGAAATGTGCACATAAGTTAAATTAGAAAATACGTTATCATCAGATGAAGATGTACTGTAGATGTTCACAGGGAAGAATGTTTGCTCAGAAACTCTTgaatttatgaaataaaagctgaatcctgatgggagaaaaaaaaaattaattcattcCTTTTCTGTGCTCGCTTGTCCTCGAAGGTGCATGCCTACAGCCAACTTAGCATCACCGGTTGACCTCATGAGCATGACATTAGACTGTTGGAGAACATGGACACTCCAAACATAAACCGGCcagagatagaaaaaacattaaaatattaaacagtacaaacaaaaagaaagtgtcTACTTTGTTGAAACCAGATTTCGTTTAAGGAAAATCGTCATGCTATTCTTAAGTTCCCTGGTTTTCAGTCCATATATGATCGGGTCcagaaaaggagggaaaatgaGAACAGACACACCGAAAGCCCTTCTCAAAGAAGGGGACGCGCTTTCAATGCGATGCGTAATGAATGTAAACACTGTGTTGATTTCTAAGattaaaaaaactattaaatgcGTGCTGCACGTCTGAATTGCTTTTCGCCGGGCGTCCGCGTGATTCGTCACGACACACGTGTATAAGATCTGTGCATACGTGTACACTATTACCAAAAGCGGGCCTCCCATGAGTACAACCGTGGCCAATATCCCGTAGTAGTTGTTCACTCTGATGTTCTCACAGGCTAGTTTCATCAGAGATGGGTTGTTGCAGTACAGATCCGCTATATGTGTCCTGCACACCTTGAGCCGCGGAAGCAACGAAAACATTGTGACCATTACTGACAGATTCAATAACCAGATCCCTACAATAATTTTGATCAAATTATGTGAGCTCATCAGGGTGTTGTACCTCAGTGGGCAACATATAGCTATGTATCGGTCGTACGCCATAGCGCTCAAAATCAGCAAGTTTCCCGTGCcataaacatgaatcagaaaaCCCTGGATGATGCACCCGGGATAGGAAATCAATCGGCTCTGTGTCACAATGCTCGTAAGgagttgaggaaaaaaagccGTGGCACCCACTATGTCGCTAATGGGCAAGTTGAAGAGCAGGATAAACATGGGCTTGTGCAGATTTTTGCTCACAACAATAGTTGTCAAGACTAACAAATTGCAAAGCACAATGATCAGATATGTGAGGGTGCCAAACACAAATGCaggataaatgtgtgtgttcgaTAAGCCCAGAGACGGCAGCATGAGGACACTGCCTGAAGACAAATTGGTAGACATATTTATTCCAGCTGATATTGTGTTGCTGCCTCCTGGAAACTATCTTCACCTGAAAGAAATGTTCTTATTGACAAGCCGTTTGAAACAAAGTGCACTCATTCAAATGAACCTGTGGTTTCTCACCTGCTGCAGTGTGCTTCTCTCCCACACTGTGTCGtaagtttttgtcttttatacaATACACAGATGACCCATGAGACTAGACGTGAGAGAGCATAGAGAAGCCTATTGCACAAACAGCGCATGTATTTACTTACACATGCGTTACTCACTCACCttgaatgtttgttgtttttacaatgaatgaaatgaacaaggccttattatttaaatgtatattacATTTCAATTAGTTTAAAGATGTGGCTTCTAGGTGAAGTTTTTGCAGAATAGTCTAGTTTTTAATTGTAGTTCTTATCAACCGCTGCAAGAGAAAacttctttgttttatattttcacatgCATAATTATCCAGTAGTTTATACAGtttcacacacacttatatTGTTTGTATAGAGCAGGGTTCttgaacgtttttcaggtcaaggaccccaaactgatggagagattaaggtgggaccccctacctactataggtgttctagtgctatttatataaacatacattattattatcattgtgcattcaatattaacctgtcccttatccctttaccaaaatatgttagATCCACagtgatgtgtatttaaagaaatctaaatttACGGGtggaaagtaaaaaaatatataagaaaatgtgtaatcaaccaatgaacccccctgcagtacctccatggatcccctaggggtcgcagatctcccgttgaagacctatggtatAGAGTCTATACacattttttcacaccactgacACACATTCATGTGAAAAATGTTGGCCCCCATtcttgatttcttcttcttctttttttgcatgtttgttatacttccatgtttccatgatcaaactaatttatatataagacaaaaataaaacacgtgGAAGTGAAGGTACAAGTTAATCATTAATTCAAAGAatggtttgcattttgttcttcttatgATGTTATTTCCAGCCACAAAGATAGTGCTTTTCCCCAGGTTATTATTATCCCCGTCTTGATGATTTACTGGACGCGGGTGTCTTAGATggaagaggagacactgactATGTGGTCAGAGTCATAAAAGGAGGCCTTTTCCTATTTCTGTGTGATAGGAATGTGGGTTAGTTATGGTCATCTTCATGACGTGTATCCTTAGCTCTTGGAATCCAGCCAATCGCATGAcaatctctgtctttgtgaacTCTATAAGagacaaatgtttttctgtttgagttGTAGTGGTCTCCTATTGTAATTGCAATATACTCTGGTCACTGGTTGGGTCACCTTTAACAGTAATTGCAATCGAGCTTTTGTGATAACTTACAATGAGTCTTTTTCAGCACTGTAGAGGAATTATGGTCCACTCATCTTTCTTCCagttgttgtaattcagccacattacAGGGTTTTTGAGCATGAACTGCccttttaaggtcatgccacagcatctcaatagaattcaggtcaggactttgactaggctgTTGTAGAACCCAAGTTTTGATGGatggacattctccttcaggagaCAGTAGAATTCATGGTTCTATTTATCATGGTAAGTCTCCCAGGTCCTGgaacagcaaaacagccccagaccatcacaccgccaccaccagattttactgctgctgtcatgttctttttctgtgttctttttcgatgtaatgggacacacaccttccaaaaagttcaacttttatCTTGTCAGTCCACAATATTCActcaaaagtcttggggatcatcaagatgttttctggccaaactgagatgagcctttacgttctttttgctcagcagtggttttgaaCTCGGCCATGAGGTCATTTTTGTCCAGTCTCTTtgttatggtggagtcatgaacactgatcTTAGCTGAGGCAAATGAGGCCTCCAGTTTTtaggatgttgttgtggggtcttttgtgacctcttggatgagttgtcGCTGGGCTCTTGGGGTAAGGACAGTTTTTTCACCATCTATGGATAACGGCTCTCACTGTGTTTCACTGTAGTaagctttagaaatgactttataaccatttccagactgatagatctcaattctttctcatttgttcttgAATTTCTTTCAATCTTTGCATGATGTCTAGTTTTTGAGGATCTTGTGGTCTACTTCACTTCCCATTTAAGTGAtgtcttgattgagaacagtgtggcagtaatcaggcctgtgTGTGGGTAGAGGtattgaactcaggtgtgataaaccacagctgagttatgttttaacaggaggggcaaacactttttccacGCAGAGCCATGTagatttggatttattttcccataatattaaaaaccatttaaaaactgtattttctgtttacttgtgttatctttggcctatatttaaatttgtttgatgatctgaaacatttaagtgtgacaaacacaccaaaaaatAAGAATCTGGAAcagtgcaaacactttttcacaccactgtagatATATCTTTAATGCACAAGCCTAGAGTGCAGGGCAGAATGATTGCAGTGTGTTTTAAAGTATGTTTCAGGATTAGTCAGAATATCAAGCAGACTGGAGATCTTTGCCTCCATATTTGTCTGACAACCATCTTCGCAGTGTCCTGGAAATGAGGCCAAGATTCCCCACATTCAGATGAAATTAAGACGTCCAATTATTAGATTCTTTGAGAAGTGAGtcaaaagaaatttaaatgtgtggctCAGGACTTTGCTCAGTTCACAGCCGTGCTCATCAACCATCTGCCTCATGACGTAATGGTGAAAATCATTCAGAGAATCATTACGTTCATATGCAGGTAGGCACACAGTGTGAGAAAGAAGTCTTTAGTTTAAGTCAAAGAACAAATTTACTGgcctaatgtttttttaatccatttattaGTTTGCTAATTTTACTCTATGCTCAGTGAACTCAGTGAAAGCTGATTCAGATAATCAGGAAGGCACCTAATAGTGGcctttttatttgtactttttgcactttttgtacGTCTGAAATGTGTACCAGTGGGTTTCAGTGTCATCGCATGAGAGGGGTCTGACATGATTTACCTTTGACTGATTAATATTTTGACATTACAATAAAAAAGCTTTTACACCAATTGTAATTTTTACTGCCACTTGAAGTGCACGCTTCACAATCTGTTTATAAAAATGATACACGGCAAATGTCGTTTCAGAATAGCTGGATTTTATTACACACCTCACACATCAGACTTgtcatcttattttttctttgtttgaaataaataaataaataaaataatggaacACAAAGTACATCATtggtaaatgaaaatgtgaacatttgCACAGTTAAGATGCAAATTGGGAGacaatatttaaatgcacaatcagatgtgaagatgaaagaaacaaatctgaaaaagaaacaggCTTCCTTAAAATTAACAGCACAGACAATACTAAAACCAAA
This sequence is a window from Mugil cephalus isolate CIBA_MC_2020 chromosome 9, CIBA_Mcephalus_1.1, whole genome shotgun sequence. Protein-coding genes within it:
- the LOC125013816 gene encoding olfactory receptor 52H1-like, with the translated sequence MSTNLSSGSVLMLPSLGLPNTHIYPAFVFGTLTYLIIVLCNLLVLSTIVVSKNLHKPMFILLFNLPISDIVGATAFFPQVLGSIVTQSRLISYPGCIIQGFLIHVYGSGNLLILSAMAYDRYIAICCPLRYNTLMSSHNLIKIIIGMWLLNLSVMVTMFSLLPRLKVCRTHIADLYCNNPSLMKLACENIRVNNYYGILATVVTMGGPLLVIVFTYAQILYTCVVTNHADARRKAIQTCSTHLIVFIILQTLTVFTFITHRIESASPSLRRAFGVSVLIFPPFLDPIIYGLKTRELKNSMTIFLKRNLVSTK
- the LOC125013802 gene encoding olfactory receptor 52H1-like — encoded protein: MSTNLSSGGVLKLPSLGLSNTHIYPAFVFGTLTYLIIVLCNLLVLTTIAVSKNLHKPMFILLFNLPISDIVGATAFFPQLLTSIVTQSRLISYPGCIIQGFLIHVYGSGNLLILSAMAYDRYIAICCPLRYNTLMSSHNLIKIIVGIWLLNLSVMVTMFSLLPRLKVCRTHIADLYCNNPSLMKLACENIRVNNYYGITATIVLMGGPLLVIVYTYAQILYTCVVTNHADARRKAIQTCSTHLIVFLILEINTVFTYITHRIESASPSLRRAFGVSVLIFPPFLDPIIYGLKTRELKNSMTIFLKRNLVSAK
- the LOC125013903 gene encoding olfactory receptor 52H1-like, translating into MSTNLSSGSVLMLPSLGLSNTHIYPAFVFGTLTYLIIVLCNLLVLTTIVVSKNLHKPMFILLFNLPISDIVGATAFFPQLLTSIVTQSRLISYPGCIIQGFLIHVYGTGNLLILSAMAYDRYIAICCPLRYNTLMSSHNLIKIIVGIWLLNLSVMVTMFSLLPRLKVCRTHIADLYCNNPSLMKLACENIRVNNYYGILATVVLMGGPLLVIVYTYAQILYTCVVTNHADARRKAIQTCSTHLIVFLILEINTVFTFITHRIESASPSLRRAFGVSVLIFPPFLDPIIYGLKTRELKNSMTIFLKRNLVSTK